Proteins from a single region of Desulfobacter postgatei 2ac9:
- the nadD gene encoding nicotinate (nicotinamide) nucleotide adenylyltransferase, with protein MKAGLFGGTFNPIHNGHLGIIQYVKAHYAFETIILYPSALPPHKPNLNLASARDRLTMVKRAIKNLNGFQVSDIELQRKGPSFTIDTISQFKTIFGSHTRFHLLLGSDAFFDTPSWKQANRIFGALPVIVMQRGEKTDMEPYASFIDEHVSKGYKLKSDNIFVHDRLFPIRICNVPRIDISSTQIRNRIKSGKSISGLVPEDVETFIKTKDLYK; from the coding sequence ATGAAGGCAGGACTTTTCGGCGGCACATTCAATCCCATTCACAACGGTCATTTAGGCATTATCCAATATGTCAAGGCGCATTATGCCTTTGAGACAATCATACTTTACCCGTCAGCCCTGCCCCCCCACAAACCGAACCTTAACCTGGCTTCCGCCCGGGACCGGCTTACCATGGTAAAACGCGCGATAAAAAATCTAAATGGGTTTCAGGTGTCTGACATTGAACTGCAGCGTAAAGGTCCGTCATTTACCATTGACACCATATCCCAGTTTAAAACCATATTTGGCAGCCACACCCGTTTTCATCTGCTTTTAGGCTCGGATGCTTTTTTTGACACGCCCTCTTGGAAACAGGCCAATAGAATTTTTGGGGCCCTGCCCGTGATCGTTATGCAGCGCGGTGAAAAAACCGACATGGAACCTTATGCTTCCTTTATTGACGAACACGTTTCAAAAGGCTACAAACTTAAGAGCGATAATATTTTTGTCCATGACCGGCTTTTTCCCATCCGTATCTGCAATGTTCCAAGAATTGATATTTCATCGACACAGATACGGAACCGAATCAAATCCGGCAAATCTATCTCGGGACTTGTACCTGAAGATGTTGAGACTTTTATCAAAACAAAGGATTTATATAAATGA
- the dsrK gene encoding sulfate reduction electron transfer complex DsrMKJOP subunit DsrK, with protein MADELTPDEALDKINYRPRSSSEPSNWLDTTKSVQIRPGMYCYAAKAESVQTLGLPNAREWNPLDSDWKLPENWQEILHEGIKERLERFRTFKIFMDICVRCGACADKCHFFLGTGDPKNMPVLRAELLRSIYRNDFTMVGKIMKNIPGGKRLLGAREMTLDALKEMWYYFFQCTECRRCSVFCPYGIDTAEITIIGRELLNLLGLNIDWIATPVSNCYKTGNHLGIQPHAFKDMLEFFVEDIEAITGVNCAPQFQKKGADILFITPSGDVFADPGTYTCQGYLILFQYLKDKYGLDVTWSTYASEGGNFGFFTSHETMKRLNAKMYAEAKRLGVKWILGGECGHMWRVINQYMDTMNGPADFLEVPVNPITGTRFENAASTKMVHICEFTADLIKHGKLELDKSRNANRILTFHDSCNPARGMGILDEPRYCIKACADHFYEMPPNTIREQTFCCGSGAGLNAGENIELRMAGALPRANAVKYVHEKFGVNSLATICAIDRAALPTMCEYWVPEVDVIGVHELVGNALILPGEKKRTEDLRMEPLPGVEEE; from the coding sequence ATGGCTGACGAACTTACACCGGATGAAGCATTAGACAAAATTAACTATCGTCCCCGGTCTAGCTCCGAGCCCAGCAACTGGCTGGACACTACCAAATCCGTTCAGATCCGGCCCGGCATGTACTGCTATGCCGCTAAAGCGGAAAGTGTCCAAACCTTGGGTCTTCCCAATGCCAGGGAATGGAATCCCCTAGATAGTGACTGGAAACTGCCTGAAAACTGGCAAGAGATCCTACATGAGGGGATCAAAGAACGGCTGGAGCGTTTCCGTACTTTTAAAATATTTATGGACATCTGCGTACGCTGCGGTGCCTGTGCAGACAAATGCCATTTCTTCCTTGGAACCGGTGATCCCAAGAATATGCCGGTGCTGAGGGCTGAATTGCTACGATCCATTTACCGTAACGATTTCACCATGGTCGGCAAGATCATGAAAAATATCCCGGGCGGCAAACGTCTTTTAGGCGCAAGAGAGATGACCCTGGATGCACTCAAAGAGATGTGGTACTACTTTTTCCAGTGCACAGAGTGCCGACGCTGTTCAGTATTCTGTCCCTACGGCATTGATACCGCTGAAATCACCATTATCGGCAGAGAATTGCTTAACCTTTTGGGCCTGAATATCGACTGGATTGCCACACCGGTTTCCAACTGTTACAAGACCGGCAACCACTTGGGTATCCAGCCCCACGCCTTCAAAGACATGCTGGAATTCTTTGTTGAAGATATCGAAGCAATCACAGGTGTCAACTGTGCACCCCAGTTCCAGAAAAAAGGCGCTGACATCCTTTTTATCACCCCATCGGGCGACGTATTTGCCGATCCCGGCACATATACTTGTCAGGGCTATCTGATTCTGTTCCAATATCTTAAAGATAAATACGGACTGGATGTCACCTGGTCAACCTACGCTTCCGAAGGCGGCAACTTCGGTTTCTTTACTTCCCATGAGACCATGAAACGGCTCAATGCCAAAATGTACGCCGAAGCAAAACGCCTGGGCGTCAAATGGATTCTGGGCGGGGAGTGCGGTCATATGTGGCGGGTCATCAACCAGTACATGGATACCATGAACGGCCCTGCCGACTTCCTTGAAGTACCGGTGAATCCCATCACCGGCACCCGGTTTGAAAATGCCGCATCCACCAAGATGGTTCACATCTGCGAATTCACAGCGGACCTGATTAAACACGGCAAGCTGGAACTGGACAAGAGCCGCAACGCCAACCGGATCCTGACCTTCCACGATTCCTGCAACCCTGCGCGTGGCATGGGAATTCTGGACGAACCCAGGTATTGTATCAAGGCATGTGCAGATCATTTTTATGAAATGCCGCCGAACACCATCAGAGAGCAGACCTTCTGCTGCGGTTCCGGTGCAGGTCTGAATGCCGGTGAAAATATTGAGCTTAGAATGGCCGGCGCCCTTCCCCGGGCGAATGCCGTTAAATATGTTCATGAGAAATTCGGGGTTAATTCTTTAGCCACCATCTGCGCCATTGACAGGGCTGCACTTCCTACCATGTGTGAATATTGGGTGCCTGAAGTCGATGTCATCGGTGTTCACGAGCTTGTGGGCAATGCGTTGATTCTACCGGGTGAAAAGAAAAGAACCGAGGACCTGAGAATGGAACCCCTGCCCGGGGTAGAGGAGGAATAA
- a CDS encoding class I SAM-dependent methyltransferase — translation MITMDFKRLGIAPGNLVLDIGCGEGRHTIRACRESCAVCIGGDFGYDNLMATKSKLEFHADLDDLSCRNWALSAMDITALPFEDNSFDVVICSEVLEHIPDDDKAVSELIRIVKPGKTLAVSVPRAWPEWICWQLSDEYYNADMGHVRIYSKKNIIEKFRNKGPKYLGCHYAHSIHSPYWWLKCFVGPTRTDSIAVNLYHRLLVWDLMKKPALTTFIDRLLNPVLGKSLVLYFRKPG, via the coding sequence ATGATTACCATGGACTTTAAACGTCTGGGCATTGCCCCCGGAAACCTGGTTCTGGATATCGGGTGCGGCGAGGGGCGCCACACCATCAGGGCCTGCCGGGAATCCTGTGCGGTTTGCATTGGTGGGGACTTCGGATATGACAACCTTATGGCCACCAAAAGCAAACTTGAATTTCACGCGGACCTTGATGACCTATCCTGCAGAAACTGGGCGTTGTCTGCCATGGATATCACGGCGCTTCCCTTTGAGGATAACAGTTTTGATGTGGTGATCTGCTCGGAGGTCCTGGAACATATCCCGGACGACGATAAAGCTGTTTCAGAACTGATCCGTATTGTCAAGCCGGGCAAAACACTGGCCGTAAGTGTTCCCCGGGCCTGGCCCGAATGGATCTGCTGGCAGCTGTCAGATGAATATTACAACGCCGACATGGGTCATGTGAGAATCTACAGTAAAAAAAATATTATTGAAAAATTTCGGAACAAAGGCCCCAAGTACCTGGGTTGCCACTATGCCCACAGCATCCACAGTCCCTATTGGTGGCTTAAATGTTTTGTGGGCCCCACCCGGACCGATTCGATTGCCGTCAATCTCTACCACAGACTTCTGGTATGGGATCTGATGAAAAAACCGGCACTGACCACCTTTATTGACCGCCTGCTAAACCCGGTGCTTGGAAAAAGCCTGGTTCTGTATTTTAGAAAACCGGGTTAA
- the rplU gene encoding 50S ribosomal protein L21 — protein sequence MYAVIRTGGKQYKVQEDQVLKVEKLEGTEGSEIEFNDVLLYSDGETLTLGAPQIENASVKAFIVEQGRSKKQLVFKYKRRKGYRKMRGHRQHYTEIRINSISA from the coding sequence ATGTATGCAGTAATCAGAACCGGGGGCAAACAATACAAGGTCCAGGAAGATCAGGTTTTGAAAGTTGAGAAGCTTGAAGGCACCGAAGGATCTGAAATTGAATTTAATGATGTCCTTTTATACTCCGATGGTGAGACCTTAACTTTAGGCGCACCCCAGATAGAGAATGCAAGCGTCAAAGCTTTTATCGTGGAACAGGGCCGGAGCAAAAAACAGCTTGTATTTAAATACAAACGGCGCAAAGGCTACCGAAAAATGAGAGGTCACAGACAGCACTACACTGAAATCAGGATTAACTCCATTTCAGCTTAA
- a CDS encoding RsbRD N-terminal domain-containing protein has protein sequence MKQIIKKNLNQLLDSWFRATINTYPEESARILGKNSNRFDNPIGAVTRETLEDVLNLITENFSRDGLEKALDPVIRIRAVQAFDPANAVSFVFALKEIGESIIEKADIIKFYRLVDEIALAAFNRYMKCREDIFLLKATESKRRIHRAFERAGLVAELSEEDLLGSKKS, from the coding sequence GTGAAACAAATTATAAAAAAAAATCTGAATCAACTGCTGGACAGCTGGTTCCGTGCCACCATCAATACCTATCCTGAAGAATCCGCAAGGATTCTGGGCAAAAATTCCAACCGTTTTGACAATCCTATAGGGGCTGTCACCCGGGAAACCCTTGAAGATGTTTTAAACCTTATTACAGAAAATTTCAGCCGGGATGGTCTTGAAAAAGCCCTTGACCCGGTCATTCGAATTCGTGCGGTTCAGGCATTTGACCCTGCAAATGCCGTAAGTTTTGTATTTGCATTAAAGGAAATTGGTGAAAGCATCATTGAAAAGGCAGATATTATAAAATTTTATCGCCTGGTGGACGAAATTGCCCTGGCTGCTTTCAACCGGTACATGAAATGTAGAGAGGATATTTTCCTTTTAAAGGCCACGGAGAGCAAACGACGCATCCATCGCGCCTTTGAAAGGGCAGGTTTAGTAGCGGAGCTGTCAGAGGAAGACCTCTTAGGCTCCAAAAAATCTTAA
- the dsrM gene encoding sulfate reduction electron transfer complex DsrMKJOP subunit DsrM: MNQRYLIPLTAVFLLFLLAYAGVEGLGLQVVFGVLIPYLAVAAFLIGFVIKVKGWADSAVPFRIPTTCGQQKSLPWIKQNTIDNPNTSTGVFVRMLLEIFAFRSLFRNTKAAFNRHASNKLTYSWEIFLWVGALAFHYAFLVVLLRHVRFFTAPVPGSIQFLEYLDGIIQVGLPGLFISGPVLLLAALFLLSRRIFDAKISYISQAADYFPLFLIIGIAATGIAMRYFTKVDITGIKELTMGLVTFHPHIPEEVGGLFYGHLFLVSILFAYFPMSKLMHMGGIFLSPTRNMANNTRAKRHINPWNYDVPIHTYEQYEDHFRDKMIEAGLPVDKKE; encoded by the coding sequence ATGAATCAAAGGTACTTGATCCCCCTTACTGCTGTCTTTCTGCTCTTCCTGTTGGCTTATGCAGGGGTTGAGGGACTCGGGCTTCAGGTGGTCTTTGGTGTACTGATTCCGTACCTGGCAGTTGCCGCATTCCTTATTGGCTTTGTGATCAAGGTCAAAGGATGGGCAGACTCTGCCGTGCCGTTTAGGATTCCTACAACCTGCGGCCAGCAGAAATCTTTGCCATGGATCAAACAGAACACCATTGACAACCCGAACACATCTACCGGCGTTTTTGTAAGAATGCTCCTGGAAATTTTTGCTTTCAGGTCATTGTTCAGAAATACAAAAGCGGCGTTTAACCGGCATGCGTCCAATAAACTCACCTATTCCTGGGAAATTTTTTTATGGGTAGGCGCGCTTGCATTCCATTACGCATTCCTGGTGGTTCTTCTCAGGCATGTAAGATTTTTCACTGCGCCTGTTCCCGGAAGCATTCAGTTTCTTGAATATCTGGACGGAATTATCCAGGTTGGTCTTCCCGGGCTGTTCATTTCCGGGCCTGTGCTTCTGCTGGCAGCGCTTTTCCTTTTAAGCCGCAGAATTTTTGATGCAAAAATCAGTTATATCTCCCAGGCTGCTGATTATTTCCCCTTGTTCCTGATCATCGGCATTGCCGCAACCGGTATTGCCATGCGCTATTTCACCAAGGTGGATATCACCGGCATCAAGGAACTGACCATGGGACTGGTTACCTTCCATCCCCATATTCCTGAAGAAGTCGGCGGACTGTTCTACGGCCATCTTTTCCTTGTGAGCATTCTGTTCGCCTATTTCCCCATGAGCAAACTGATGCACATGGGCGGCATCTTCTTGAGCCCGACCCGGAACATGGCCAACAACACCCGGGCCAAACGGCATATTAACCCCTGGAACTATGATGTGCCCATCCATACGTATGAACAGTATGAGGACCACTTCAGAGACAAAATGATTGAAGCCGGCCTGCCGGTGGATAAAAAGGAGTGA
- the dsrP gene encoding sulfate reduction electron transfer complex DsrMKJOP subunit DsrP has product MLEIAFKGSKKYWLWIVLLLAVMGAGGLAYLDQFINGLQITGMSRDVSWGFYIANFTFLVGVAAGGVMVVIPYYLHDYERFHRITILGEFLAVASLIMCLLFIVADLGQPIRMLNVLLYPTPHSMLFYDMIVLNGYLFLNIVVGWKVLEAERNQIEPVWWTKPLVYISIPFAIGIHTVTAYLYCGLPGRGFWLTAILAPRFLASAFAAGPAFLIILCYIIKKFTKFDPGWQAMQTLAKIVCYAIIANLFFFACEVFVVYYSGIPSHLSHMQYLLFGLHGHNMMVPWMWSALILMSVGAIFLLIPKLRNNHALLPVTCAMIFFGAWIDKALGMIAGGFVPSPLHHVNEYAPTLQEGIIALGVYGTGFFVLTILYKLATTVKEEVRG; this is encoded by the coding sequence ATGCTTGAGATAGCTTTTAAAGGAAGTAAAAAATATTGGTTGTGGATCGTCCTTTTGCTCGCTGTCATGGGCGCAGGAGGCCTTGCCTACCTTGACCAGTTCATAAACGGTCTGCAGATCACGGGCATGAGCCGGGACGTTTCATGGGGCTTTTACATCGCCAATTTCACCTTTCTTGTGGGTGTTGCCGCAGGTGGTGTTATGGTGGTTATCCCCTATTACCTGCATGATTACGAACGGTTCCACCGGATCACCATTTTAGGTGAATTTCTGGCCGTTGCCAGCCTGATCATGTGCCTGCTGTTCATTGTTGCGGATTTAGGTCAGCCCATTCGTATGCTGAATGTGCTCTTGTACCCCACCCCCCACTCCATGCTTTTTTATGACATGATTGTTCTCAACGGGTATCTGTTTTTGAACATTGTTGTGGGATGGAAAGTGCTTGAAGCTGAAAGAAACCAAATAGAACCGGTATGGTGGACAAAACCCCTTGTGTATATCTCCATCCCCTTTGCCATCGGTATCCACACGGTAACAGCCTACCTGTACTGCGGTCTGCCCGGCCGCGGTTTTTGGTTGACGGCCATTCTGGCCCCCAGATTCCTGGCATCTGCCTTTGCCGCAGGTCCTGCGTTTCTGATCATCCTTTGCTACATCATTAAAAAATTCACCAAATTTGATCCGGGCTGGCAAGCCATGCAGACCCTGGCAAAAATTGTCTGCTACGCCATCATTGCCAACCTGTTCTTCTTTGCTTGTGAAGTTTTCGTGGTTTACTACTCCGGCATCCCCAGTCATCTGTCCCATATGCAATACCTGCTATTCGGTCTGCACGGGCACAACATGATGGTACCCTGGATGTGGAGCGCTCTGATTCTTATGAGTGTAGGTGCCATTTTCCTGCTGATTCCGAAACTGAGAAACAATCACGCACTGTTGCCTGTTACCTGCGCCATGATATTTTTCGGTGCCTGGATCGACAAGGCGCTTGGCATGATCGCCGGTGGTTTTGTTCCTTCTCCGCTGCATCACGTGAATGAATATGCCCCCACACTCCAGGAAGGAATAATTGCCTTGGGTGTTTACGGCACAGGTTTTTTTGTACTGACCATCCTGTACAAACTTGCCACCACAGTTAAAGAAGAGGTTCGCGGATAG
- a CDS encoding zinc ribbon domain-containing protein YjdM, with protein sequence MSVEKNMCPKCNSPYAYPDGLLWICPECAHEWTPDQTADTPLEGALRFLDANGNPLQDGDTVTTIKDLKAGKDTIKLGTKVKNIKLLDDPVNGHDISCKIGGFGAMYLKCAVVKKA encoded by the coding sequence ATGTCAGTTGAAAAAAATATGTGTCCCAAATGTAATTCACCTTATGCCTATCCTGATGGACTCCTGTGGATATGCCCGGAATGTGCTCATGAGTGGACACCTGATCAGACCGCCGATACACCCTTGGAAGGTGCGCTACGATTCTTAGATGCCAATGGCAATCCTTTGCAGGATGGAGATACCGTCACCACCATCAAAGATCTTAAGGCCGGGAAGGACACAATCAAATTGGGCACAAAAGTCAAAAACATCAAACTTCTTGATGACCCCGTAAATGGTCACGATATTTCCTGTAAGATTGGAGGATTCGGCGCCATGTACCTTAAATGCGCTGTTGTTAAAAAGGCATAA
- a CDS encoding acyloxyacyl hydrolase yields MKSVLFLLICFFATSTYVAAQDHFDFGEWGVSLGYGQSIDHVDIYRAGFLKQLNAKWIESKTGYARGYFELSYNRWESGREDVNAVAFSPVFQYVFYAGNATWYPYIEAGVGVACLDDYTINDRNLSSNLLFEDRVGAGIRIKNVDISFRYMHYSNAGLKEPNDGIDILIGTLAWYF; encoded by the coding sequence ATGAAAAGCGTTCTGTTTTTGTTAATTTGTTTTTTTGCTACCAGTACCTATGTCGCAGCCCAGGATCATTTCGATTTTGGGGAATGGGGCGTTTCATTAGGATATGGTCAAAGTATAGACCATGTTGATATTTATCGTGCAGGGTTTTTAAAACAATTGAATGCAAAATGGATTGAGAGCAAAACCGGTTATGCGCGCGGTTATTTTGAGTTGTCATATAACCGCTGGGAGTCGGGCAGGGAAGATGTTAACGCCGTTGCATTCTCTCCGGTCTTTCAGTATGTCTTCTATGCAGGAAATGCGACTTGGTATCCATATATAGAGGCAGGGGTTGGTGTTGCCTGTCTTGACGATTATACTATCAATGACAGGAACCTGTCCTCAAATCTTCTGTTTGAAGATAGGGTTGGGGCCGGTATCAGAATTAAAAATGTGGATATCAGTTTCCGCTACATGCATTATTCCAACGCCGGGTTAAAAGAGCCTAATGATGGAATTGACATACTGATCGGCACCCTGGCCTGGTACTTTTAA
- the dsrJ gene encoding sulfate reduction electron transfer complex DsrMKJOP subunit DsrJ, translated as MSKNMIMAGLVVFVLAVLSPFWFNLITSTQAAPKPELLGKAATAKKCVLDKYEMRTEHMYLLDVWRDSVVRNGDRKYTGTNGQTFNMSLSTGENSCLGCHEDKAKFCDSCHDYASVSPYCWECHTNPKEIK; from the coding sequence ATGAGTAAAAATATGATTATGGCAGGACTTGTGGTATTTGTACTCGCCGTTCTTTCTCCGTTCTGGTTTAACCTGATCACAAGCACACAGGCCGCCCCCAAACCGGAACTGCTGGGAAAGGCGGCAACAGCTAAGAAATGTGTTCTGGACAAATATGAAATGCGGACAGAACATATGTACCTGCTGGATGTGTGGCGCGATTCTGTTGTGCGCAACGGTGACCGAAAATACACCGGAACCAACGGCCAGACCTTTAACATGAGCCTGTCCACAGGTGAAAACTCCTGCCTGGGCTGCCATGAAGATAAAGCAAAATTCTGTGACAGCTGCCACGACTATGCCTCTGTGAGCCCCTATTGCTGGGAGTGTCACACCAACCCCAAGGAGATTAAATGA
- the rsfS gene encoding ribosome silencing factor — MIALQEEYIPYLAPIFDRKPKRVTALMVSELTSYTDMVVIVEAGSSRQVTSLSEHIIKSLKEAKIKTLGTEGVKEGQWALLDFGHLIIHIFESDAMAFYDLEGLWSDAASVDLSEFGRQTQTDMEDDDGF, encoded by the coding sequence ATGATCGCCCTCCAAGAGGAATATATACCCTATCTTGCCCCCATATTTGACCGAAAACCCAAACGCGTAACCGCACTGATGGTCAGTGAATTAACCTCCTACACAGACATGGTGGTCATTGTGGAAGCCGGATCAAGCCGGCAGGTAACCTCCCTTTCCGAACATATTATAAAATCCCTTAAGGAGGCAAAGATAAAAACTTTAGGTACAGAAGGGGTCAAGGAAGGCCAGTGGGCGCTACTCGATTTCGGACACCTGATCATCCATATCTTTGAATCCGATGCCATGGCATTTTACGACCTTGAAGGACTTTGGAGTGATGCCGCATCGGTTGATCTCTCCGAATTTGGTAGGCAGACACAAACAGATATGGAGGATGACGATGGGTTCTGA
- the rpmA gene encoding 50S ribosomal protein L27 has product MSHKKAAGSSKNGRDSNSQRRGVKKFGGEQVTAGNIIIRQCGTKIHPGNNVGMGKDYTIFAKIDGVVTFERKGRDRKKVSVYEA; this is encoded by the coding sequence ATGTCACATAAAAAAGCAGCAGGCAGTTCAAAAAACGGTCGTGATTCAAACTCCCAGCGGCGGGGCGTGAAAAAATTCGGCGGCGAGCAAGTCACCGCCGGCAATATCATTATTAGACAGTGTGGCACCAAAATCCATCCCGGCAACAATGTCGGTATGGGCAAAGATTATACCATTTTTGCCAAGATCGACGGTGTCGTGACCTTTGAAAGAAAAGGTCGTGACAGAAAAAAAGTCAGTGTTTATGAAGCGTGA
- the dsrO gene encoding sulfate reduction electron transfer complex DsrMKJOP subunit DsrO, with amino-acid sequence MMIKSRRSFLKVAGIAAIGMGAAPVMNLAASEPHGSAQPVISKNEEALHAKRWGMVIDTSKLNEEVAEAVREACHKAHNVPDFTMTPDPEKYPGTRPFRDGQDIKWIWPEQFHYAFPDKEDEFLAEKFHHLPFLVTCNHCKNAPCVQACPTQATFKREDGIVLMDFHRCIGCRFCMAACPYGARSFNFRDPRPFIEETVPGFPTRSKGVVEKCNLCAERLAKGEQPHCVEASKGAIVVGDLEDPESEIRGLLKEHYTIRRKQELGTEPSVYYIV; translated from the coding sequence ATGATGATAAAGAGCAGAAGAAGCTTTCTTAAAGTAGCGGGTATTGCTGCCATCGGAATGGGTGCTGCTCCGGTAATGAATCTTGCCGCATCAGAACCCCACGGCAGTGCCCAACCTGTAATATCAAAAAACGAAGAGGCCCTGCATGCCAAACGCTGGGGTATGGTCATTGACACCTCCAAACTGAACGAAGAAGTTGCTGAAGCAGTCAGGGAAGCCTGTCATAAGGCCCATAACGTACCGGATTTTACCATGACCCCGGACCCTGAAAAGTATCCCGGCACCCGTCCGTTCAGGGATGGACAGGATATTAAATGGATCTGGCCCGAGCAATTCCACTATGCTTTTCCGGACAAGGAGGATGAATTTCTGGCTGAAAAGTTCCACCACCTTCCTTTCCTTGTGACTTGCAACCACTGCAAAAACGCGCCTTGTGTACAGGCATGCCCCACCCAGGCGACTTTCAAGCGGGAAGATGGCATTGTCCTTATGGATTTCCACCGCTGCATCGGCTGTCGGTTCTGTATGGCGGCCTGTCCCTACGGCGCAAGGAGTTTCAACTTCAGAGATCCACGTCCCTTCATTGAAGAGACAGTCCCGGGTTTCCCCACCCGCAGCAAGGGTGTGGTTGAAAAATGTAACCTCTGCGCCGAACGTCTGGCTAAAGGTGAACAGCCCCATTGTGTGGAAGCAAGCAAAGGCGCTATCGTCGTAGGCGACCTGGAAGATCCAGAATCTGAAATCCGTGGTCTGCTGAAAGAACATTATACAATCAGACGTAAACAGGAACTGGGTACAGAACCCAGTGTTTACTACATCGTTTAA
- the obgE gene encoding GTPase ObgE translates to MKFVDEAIVTIKSGSGGAGCVSFRRERFIEKGGPDGGDGGDGGDVILRVDPSKRTLYDYRRQKNLRAQNGAPGLGRQKRGKNGSHCYLSLPPGTIVFDAQTSQVLVDLTDPDKEIVIAQGGMGGRGNKRFATSTNRVPRFAQPGIPGVEMKLRLELKLMADVGLVGLPNAGKSTLISAMSAARPKIADYPFTTLTPTIGMVEPPFGEPFAVADIPGLIEGAHEGVGLGIKFLKHIERTGILVHLIDSSDIDPENPLAQFALINNELAMHSDTLANKTQVVVLNKIDLTGTENRIEAFKNALPDQSIFTISAATGKGVKTLIKHLAQLLQPAVPEDKE, encoded by the coding sequence GTGAAATTTGTTGATGAGGCCATTGTTACGATCAAGTCCGGAAGTGGCGGTGCAGGATGCGTCAGTTTCCGGCGTGAACGTTTCATAGAAAAAGGCGGGCCTGACGGCGGAGACGGCGGCGATGGGGGGGATGTCATCCTCCGGGTGGATCCTTCAAAACGGACCCTGTATGATTATCGCCGCCAAAAAAACTTACGTGCACAAAACGGGGCTCCAGGCCTGGGTCGGCAGAAACGTGGCAAAAACGGCAGCCACTGCTATTTATCACTTCCTCCTGGTACCATTGTTTTTGATGCGCAAACCTCACAGGTCCTTGTCGACCTCACTGATCCCGACAAAGAAATAGTTATAGCCCAGGGCGGCATGGGCGGACGGGGCAATAAACGGTTTGCCACATCCACCAACAGGGTGCCCAGATTTGCCCAACCCGGAATCCCGGGCGTTGAGATGAAACTTCGCTTAGAACTCAAACTCATGGCAGATGTCGGGCTTGTAGGGCTACCCAATGCAGGCAAGTCCACCCTGATTTCAGCCATGTCAGCGGCCCGCCCCAAAATTGCGGACTATCCCTTTACCACACTGACCCCCACCATCGGCATGGTGGAACCGCCCTTTGGCGAACCCTTTGCCGTAGCCGACATTCCCGGGCTGATTGAGGGTGCCCATGAAGGCGTGGGGCTTGGGATAAAATTTCTTAAACATATTGAACGTACCGGTATTCTGGTGCATCTTATTGATTCCAGCGACATTGATCCGGAAAATCCGTTGGCACAATTTGCGCTCATCAACAATGAACTGGCAATGCACAGCGATACCCTGGCAAACAAAACCCAGGTTGTGGTTCTCAATAAAATTGATCTTACGGGCACTGAAAACCGGATTGAGGCCTTTAAAAACGCTTTGCCCGATCAGTCTATTTTTACCATTTCCGCAGCTACGGGCAAAGGCGTTAAAACCCTGATCAAACACCTGGCTCAACTGCTTCAACCTGCAGTACCTGAAGACAAGGAATAG